Proteins found in one Armatimonadota bacterium genomic segment:
- a CDS encoding phenylalanine--tRNA ligase beta subunit-related protein, producing the protein MLDVAPDLRDVVCLGVIRADGVVVRGEAPDVWAEMDRVAADLRARHGGKAPADIPELQSARELYRRTGVDPTKVRPSSEALLRRVLRGDPLYRINSLVDAINLCSLEFLLPIGLYDADRIVGPVTVRRGQAGEAYESLGKGLFSVAGRLALFDSRGPFGGPTNDSRRTAITEQTTRCLVVIFAPGSYPAGRMGEHVQHATRRLREFAQAARVESAVVGGR; encoded by the coding sequence ATGCTGGACGTTGCCCCTGACCTGCGGGACGTGGTCTGCCTGGGCGTGATCCGCGCCGACGGGGTGGTGGTGCGGGGGGAGGCGCCCGACGTCTGGGCCGAGATGGATCGGGTGGCGGCGGATCTGCGGGCGCGCCACGGAGGGAAGGCGCCGGCCGACATCCCCGAACTGCAGTCCGCCCGGGAGCTGTACCGCAGGACCGGCGTGGATCCCACCAAGGTCCGGCCGTCGTCGGAGGCGTTGCTGCGCCGCGTCCTCCGCGGAGACCCCCTGTACCGGATCAACTCGCTGGTGGATGCCATCAACCTGTGCTCCCTGGAGTTCCTCCTGCCCATCGGGCTGTACGACGCGGACCGCATCGTCGGTCCGGTCACGGTCCGGCGAGGCCAGGCCGGCGAGGCCTACGAGTCCCTGGGCAAGGGACTGTTCTCGGTGGCCGGCCGCCTGGCCCTGTTCGACAGCCGGGGGCCGTTCGGCGGGCCCACCAACGACTCGCGGCGGACCGCCATCACCGAGCAGACCACCCGCTGCCTGGTGGTGATCTTCGCCCCCGGCTCGTACCCCGCCGGCCGCATGGGCGAGCACGTCCAGCACGCCACCCGCCGCCTGCGGGAGTTTGCCCAGGCGGCCCGGGTCGAGTCGGCGGTGGTGGGCGGGAGGTAA
- a CDS encoding ATP-dependent DNA ligase, with amino-acid sequence MKYHALADAYARIEATTSRLEMTALLADLFRQTPPEVIGRVVYLTQGKLYPDYEGIEIGVAEKLAVRAVAAAAGADAEEVERRLARAGDLGLVAEELLAASGSRRATLTVDEVYGELDRSARASGKGAQAAKLDILAGLLRRATPAEAKYIVRTVTGRLRLGVGDMTVLDALATVFAGGREARRDLERAYNLTSDLGYVAETVARGGVEAIRRVHVVVGKPIRPMLAERLGDPAELLEKMGGRCIAEYKYDGERLQIHKQGERVELFSRRLEKITSQYPDVAELVGRHVRATEAILEGEVVAVDPDTGDLRPFQDLMPRRRKYGIEEAMREIPVAVYLFDALFADGEDLTERPYAERHARLETLVTPGERMGVATYREVATVRELEEIFEQAVQDGCEGLVCKAPGGVYQAGARGWLWIKFKREYRSEMTDAVDLVVVGAFHGRGRRGGTYGALLMAAYDPQAEMFRTVCKLGSGFTDEFLAELPGRLRPYQVPDRPRSVDSRLEPDVWIEPALVFEVIGAEITLSPVHTAGWGAVREGSGLAIRFPRFTRERRDKGPTEATTVDELVEMYRRQLKKAG; translated from the coding sequence GTGAAGTACCACGCGCTCGCCGACGCCTACGCCCGCATCGAGGCCACCACCTCCCGGCTGGAGATGACGGCGCTGCTGGCCGACCTGTTCCGCCAGACTCCGCCCGAGGTCATCGGCCGGGTGGTCTACCTGACCCAGGGCAAGCTGTACCCCGACTACGAGGGCATCGAGATCGGGGTCGCCGAGAAGCTGGCGGTGCGGGCCGTGGCGGCGGCCGCCGGTGCGGACGCCGAGGAGGTCGAGCGCCGCCTGGCCCGGGCGGGCGACCTGGGCCTGGTGGCCGAGGAACTCCTGGCGGCTTCCGGAAGCCGTCGGGCGACCCTGACGGTGGACGAGGTGTACGGGGAGCTGGACCGCTCGGCCCGCGCCTCGGGCAAGGGTGCCCAGGCGGCCAAGCTGGACATCCTGGCCGGGCTGCTGCGCCGGGCCACCCCCGCGGAAGCCAAGTACATCGTGCGCACCGTCACCGGGCGGCTGCGGTTGGGCGTGGGCGACATGACCGTGCTGGATGCCCTGGCCACGGTCTTCGCCGGCGGCCGGGAGGCCCGGCGGGATCTGGAGCGGGCGTACAACCTGACCTCCGACCTGGGCTATGTCGCCGAGACCGTCGCCCGGGGCGGGGTGGAGGCCATCAGGCGCGTGCACGTGGTGGTGGGCAAGCCCATCCGTCCCATGCTCGCCGAACGGCTGGGCGATCCCGCCGAGCTGCTGGAGAAGATGGGCGGGCGGTGCATCGCCGAGTACAAGTACGATGGCGAGCGCCTCCAGATCCACAAGCAGGGGGAGCGGGTGGAACTGTTCTCGCGCCGCCTGGAGAAAATCACCTCCCAGTATCCGGACGTGGCGGAGCTGGTGGGCCGCCATGTCCGCGCGACCGAGGCGATTCTGGAGGGCGAGGTGGTGGCCGTCGATCCCGACACCGGGGACCTGCGCCCGTTCCAGGACCTGATGCCCCGCCGCCGCAAGTACGGCATCGAGGAGGCCATGCGGGAGATCCCCGTGGCGGTGTACCTGTTCGACGCCCTGTTCGCCGACGGGGAGGACCTCACCGAGCGTCCCTATGCCGAACGCCACGCACGGCTGGAGACGCTGGTGACCCCCGGCGAGCGGATGGGGGTGGCCACCTACCGGGAGGTGGCCACCGTCCGGGAGCTGGAGGAGATCTTCGAGCAGGCCGTCCAGGACGGGTGCGAGGGGCTGGTCTGCAAGGCTCCGGGCGGAGTGTACCAGGCGGGGGCCCGGGGGTGGCTGTGGATCAAGTTCAAGAGGGAGTACCGCAGCGAGATGACCGACGCGGTGGATCTGGTGGTGGTGGGCGCCTTTCACGGGCGCGGCCGCCGCGGTGGCACCTACGGGGCGCTGCTCATGGCCGCCTACGACCCCCAGGCCGAGATGTTCCGCACCGTCTGCAAGCTGGGCTCGGGGTTCACCGACGAGTTCCTGGCCGAGCTCCCCGGGCGCCTGCGCCCGTACCAGGTCCCCGACCGCCCCCGCTCGGTGGACAGCCGCCTGGAGCCGGACGTGTGGATCGAGCCCGCCCTGGTCTTCGAGGTGATCGGCGCCGAGATCACCCTCAGCCCGGTGCACACCGCCGGATGGGGAGCCGTGCGGGAAGGCTCCGGGTTGGCCATCCGGTTCCCGCGGTTCACCCGCGAGCGGCGGGACAAAGGGCCCACCGAGGCCACCACGGTGGACGAGCTGGTGGAGATGTACCGCCGCCAGCTGAAGAAGGCGGGATAG
- a CDS encoding HAD family hydrolase: MVGDQQVAFLCDLDGTLVDSVYQHVLAWREALEASGIGLSVWRIHRRIGMSGGLFVTALLRETGRSLTAEEIARMQQAHREAYARLVGQVRPLPGARELLETLTAAGVPWAIATSGRRETAAATLRVLGLELSERVVTRDDVARAKPDPDLFLAAASRLGVAPGHAVVVGDSVWDLLAARRAGALGVGVLSGGYGLDELERAGAYRVYEDPADLLRHLDEVGVRVAGARD, translated from the coding sequence ATCGTGGGCGACCAGCAGGTGGCGTTTCTGTGTGATCTGGACGGGACGCTGGTGGACAGCGTCTACCAGCACGTACTGGCGTGGCGGGAGGCCCTGGAGGCGTCGGGCATCGGGCTGTCCGTGTGGCGCATTCACCGGAGGATCGGCATGAGCGGCGGCCTGTTCGTCACCGCCCTGTTGCGGGAAACCGGCCGCTCGCTGACGGCGGAGGAGATCGCCCGGATGCAGCAGGCGCATCGGGAGGCGTACGCGCGGCTGGTGGGGCAGGTGCGCCCCCTGCCCGGGGCCCGGGAGTTGCTGGAGACCCTGACGGCCGCGGGGGTCCCCTGGGCCATCGCCACCAGCGGTCGCCGGGAGACGGCGGCGGCGACGCTGCGGGTCCTCGGCCTGGAGCTGTCGGAACGCGTGGTGACCCGGGACGACGTGGCCCGGGCCAAGCCCGACCCGGACCTGTTCCTGGCGGCCGCCTCCCGCCTCGGGGTGGCTCCCGGCCACGCGGTGGTGGTCGGCGACAGCGTCTGGGACCTGCTGGCGGCCCGCCGGGCCGGCGCCCTGGGCGTGGGGGTGCTCTCGGGCGGCTATGGCCTCGACGAGCTGGAGCGCGCCGGGGCGTACCGAGTCTACGAGGATCCGGCGGACCTGTTGCGCCACCTGGACGAGGTGGGGGTGCGGGTGGCCGGCGCGCGAGACTGA
- a CDS encoding cupin domain-containing protein, with the protein MADLVHRRLLDLESEALTPQITRRMLWGDRLMVAYLEFTKGAVVPVHQHENEQLTYCISGLMKFTLPTRGDLILRPGEILLIPGGVPHGAEMLEETVEMDVFSPPRQDWINRTDDYLRR; encoded by the coding sequence ATGGCCGATCTGGTCCACCGGCGACTGCTGGATCTGGAATCCGAAGCGTTGACCCCGCAGATCACCCGGCGGATGCTGTGGGGCGACAGGTTGATGGTGGCCTACCTGGAGTTCACAAAGGGCGCGGTGGTCCCGGTCCACCAGCACGAGAACGAGCAGCTCACGTACTGCATCTCGGGCCTCATGAAGTTCACCCTGCCCACCCGGGGAGACCTCATTCTCCGGCCCGGGGAGATCCTGCTGATCCCCGGCGGGGTTCCCCACGGAGCCGAGATGCTGGAGGAGACGGTGGAGATGGACGTCTTCAGCCCGCCCCGGCAGGACTGGATCAACAGGACCGACGACTACTTGAGACGGTGA
- a CDS encoding SAF domain-containing protein: MRERAAAGRPLRVGLVGAGAFGTMFLAQARRLPGLHVLGVADLDAARARRALERAGWAPERCAASAAAALSSGGTWITDDALALIRADGLDVVVEATGSPSAGIAHALEAIACGRHVVMVTVEADVLAGPPLARRAARASVVYSLAYGDQPALICELVEWARACGLEVVCAGKGTKYLPAYHRVTPDEVWEHYGFTSEVVARGGYNARMFTSFLDTTKSAIEMAAVCNATGLLPQDEGLQFPPAGVDDLPQVCRPRSAGGWLSREPTVEVVSSLHRDGRPVPRDLRWGVFVIVRAPDDYVGHCFAEYGLLTDDSGTYAAMYRPYHLVGLEVTVSVLRAGLRGEPTGHPGAFVADVVAAAKRDLDPGVVLDGEGGYCVYGALRSAEWSLREGALPVGLTHGARLLRPVRAGEVLRWPDVAPAADDAVRLRQEMEREETAARGQAAG, from the coding sequence GTGCGGGAGAGGGCGGCCGCCGGGCGCCCCCTGCGGGTGGGGCTGGTCGGGGCGGGAGCGTTCGGCACCATGTTCCTGGCCCAGGCCCGCCGCCTGCCGGGCCTGCACGTGCTGGGCGTGGCCGACCTGGATGCCGCCCGCGCCCGCCGGGCCCTGGAGCGGGCCGGATGGGCGCCGGAGAGGTGCGCGGCGTCTGCCGCCGCCGCCCTGTCCAGCGGCGGGACGTGGATCACCGACGATGCCCTGGCGCTGATCCGCGCCGACGGCCTGGACGTTGTGGTGGAGGCGACCGGGTCTCCCTCGGCCGGCATCGCCCATGCCCTGGAGGCGATCGCCTGCGGGCGCCACGTGGTCATGGTCACGGTGGAGGCCGACGTCCTGGCCGGTCCGCCGCTGGCGCGGCGCGCCGCCCGCGCCAGCGTGGTCTACAGCCTGGCCTATGGAGACCAGCCCGCGCTGATCTGCGAACTGGTGGAGTGGGCCCGGGCGTGCGGGCTGGAGGTGGTGTGCGCCGGCAAGGGGACCAAATACCTGCCCGCCTACCATCGCGTCACGCCCGACGAGGTGTGGGAGCATTACGGGTTCACCTCCGAGGTGGTAGCCCGGGGAGGCTACAACGCCCGCATGTTCACCTCGTTCCTGGACACCACCAAATCGGCCATCGAGATGGCGGCGGTCTGCAACGCGACCGGGCTTCTCCCCCAGGACGAGGGCCTGCAGTTCCCTCCCGCCGGCGTGGACGACCTGCCCCAGGTCTGCCGGCCGCGCTCTGCCGGGGGCTGGCTGAGCCGGGAGCCGACCGTGGAAGTCGTCAGCAGCCTGCACCGGGACGGTCGGCCTGTGCCGCGGGATCTCCGCTGGGGCGTGTTCGTGATCGTGCGGGCCCCCGACGACTACGTGGGCCACTGCTTTGCCGAGTACGGCCTGCTGACCGACGACTCGGGCACCTACGCGGCCATGTACCGGCCCTACCACCTGGTGGGGCTGGAGGTGACGGTGAGCGTCCTGCGGGCCGGGCTGCGCGGTGAACCCACGGGGCATCCCGGCGCCTTCGTTGCCGACGTGGTGGCGGCGGCGAAGCGGGACCTGGACCCAGGGGTGGTCCTGGACGGGGAGGGCGGATACTGCGTGTACGGCGCGCTGCGATCCGCGGAGTGGTCGCTGCGGGAGGGCGCGCTGCCGGTGGGGCTGACCCACGGCGCCCGGCTCCTGCGGCCGGTGCGGGCCGGCGAGGTTCTCCGCTGGCCTGACGTGGCGCCGGCCGCCGACGACGCCGTGCGCCTGCGGCAGGAGATGGAACGCGAGGAGACTGCGGCGCGCGGTCAGGCCGCCGGCTGA
- a CDS encoding ferritin, protein MLISPTMAKAIQDQIGREFGAFLQYVAIAAHFDGQSLPQLAAHFSRQAEEEREHAMRFIRYLIDAGAPVVIPAVAAPQAAFATAEEAVALSLRWEQEVTRQIHGILELALRENDYTTQQFLQWFVEEQLEEVSSMDKLLSVVRRAGEGGLLLVEDYLARAREDTGAKD, encoded by the coding sequence ATGCTGATCAGCCCCACGATGGCCAAAGCCATCCAGGACCAGATCGGCCGGGAGTTCGGCGCATTCCTGCAGTATGTCGCCATCGCCGCCCACTTCGACGGCCAGAGCCTGCCCCAGCTGGCGGCTCACTTCTCCCGCCAGGCCGAGGAAGAACGGGAACACGCCATGCGGTTCATCCGCTACCTCATCGACGCCGGCGCCCCGGTGGTCATCCCCGCGGTGGCCGCGCCCCAGGCGGCGTTCGCCACCGCCGAGGAGGCCGTGGCCCTCTCCCTGCGGTGGGAGCAGGAGGTCACCCGGCAGATTCACGGCATCCTGGAGCTGGCGCTGCGGGAGAACGATTACACCACCCAGCAGTTCCTCCAGTGGTTCGTGGAAGAGCAGCTGGAGGAGGTGTCCAGCATGGACAAGCTCCTCAGCGTGGTCCGCCGGGCGGGCGAGGGAGGGCTGCTGCTGGTCGAGGACTACCTGGCCCGCGCCCGGGAGGACACGGGAGCCAAGGACTGA
- a CDS encoding homoserine dehydrogenase, which yields MRTIGVGLLGLGTVGAEVYRLLQDRETVAAAAGCPVEVRRVAVARPERSRAVSLPPGILAPAEAVATAPDVDVVVELIGGLEPARHYLMQALARGASVVTANKALLAACGAELSAAAARSGAHLYFEGSVGGGIPLIRPISESLAGARLQALTGILNGTTNFILTRMAHQGWTLEQALAEARRRGFAEADPTEDLEGHDAASKLAILASVAFRCQVTGADVYREGITRITPRDFAYARDLGFTIKLLAVARNRDGEVEARVHPALIPLDHPLALVPDEFNAVLVEGPDLGRVVFSGRGAGGAPTATAVVGDIVAVARQLLAGVRGRPLLAGARRPIRPLDDLVVPYYLSLQVVDRPGVFARVAAVFGEEQVSIASIVQKSRGEVADVILVTHDAAERAVRRVLARLTGLDVVRAVLNVIRVDNGV from the coding sequence GTGCGGACCATCGGCGTGGGATTGCTGGGGCTGGGCACGGTGGGGGCCGAAGTCTACCGGCTGCTGCAGGACCGGGAGACCGTGGCCGCGGCCGCCGGCTGCCCGGTGGAGGTGCGGCGGGTGGCCGTGGCGCGGCCGGAGCGGTCCCGGGCGGTCTCCCTGCCCCCCGGGATACTGGCCCCCGCCGAGGCGGTGGCCACCGCTCCCGACGTGGACGTGGTGGTGGAGCTCATCGGCGGCCTCGAGCCCGCCCGGCACTACCTGATGCAGGCCCTGGCGCGGGGGGCCTCCGTGGTCACCGCGAACAAGGCGCTGCTGGCGGCCTGCGGAGCCGAGCTGTCCGCCGCTGCCGCCCGCAGCGGCGCCCACCTGTACTTTGAGGGCAGCGTGGGCGGGGGCATTCCCCTCATCCGGCCCATCAGCGAGTCCCTGGCGGGAGCGCGCCTGCAGGCGCTCACGGGCATCCTTAACGGCACCACCAACTTCATCCTCACGCGCATGGCCCACCAGGGCTGGACACTGGAGCAGGCGCTGGCCGAGGCCCGCCGCCGCGGGTTCGCCGAGGCCGATCCCACCGAGGACCTGGAGGGTCACGACGCGGCCAGCAAGCTGGCCATTCTGGCGTCCGTGGCGTTCCGCTGCCAGGTCACCGGTGCCGACGTCTACCGGGAAGGAATCACGCGGATCACGCCCCGCGACTTTGCGTACGCCCGGGACCTGGGGTTCACCATCAAGCTGCTGGCCGTCGCCCGGAACCGGGACGGGGAGGTGGAGGCGCGGGTGCACCCCGCCCTGATCCCCCTCGACCACCCGCTCGCCCTGGTGCCCGACGAGTTCAATGCGGTCCTGGTGGAAGGGCCGGATCTGGGGCGCGTGGTCTTCAGCGGCCGCGGCGCCGGCGGGGCGCCCACGGCCACCGCGGTGGTGGGCGACATCGTGGCCGTCGCCCGACAGCTACTGGCCGGCGTGCGCGGCCGCCCCCTGCTGGCCGGCGCCCGGAGGCCGATCCGCCCTCTGGATGACCTGGTGGTGCCGTATTACCTCTCCCTGCAGGTGGTCGACCGCCCCGGGGTGTTCGCCCGGGTGGCGGCGGTCTTCGGGGAGGAGCAGGTCAGCATCGCGTCCATCGTCCAGAAGAGCCGCGGGGAGGTGGCCGACGTGATTCTGGTCACCCACGACGCCGCCGAGCGGGCCGTGCGCAGGGTCCTGGCGCGGCTGACGGGCCTGGATGTGGTCCGGGCCGTCCTCAACGTCATCCGGGTGGACAACGGGGTCTGA
- a CDS encoding proline dehydrogenase family protein — MAVVPQRVMRRVFLWASRQPRLYLWARRHGRRLGAFRFVAGETLDECVRVLHRLTADGFRTNTTLLGEGVRDAETAMGVVTAYLQILDRLAAEGLPTNIALKLTHLGLDLGEDVAYRNLRRIVARAAERRTFVRIDMEESHRVDATLRIYRRLREDGYDNVGAVVQAYLYRSERDLESLLPLRPNLRLVKGAYLEPPEVAYPRKADVDRAYVRLMERMLADGGYTAVATHDERIIARAIAFAQTRRIPPDRFEFQMLYGVRPRLQADLVRRGYRVLVATPFGTEWFPYFMRRLAERPANVGFVLRSLLRR, encoded by the coding sequence ATGGCGGTCGTTCCCCAGCGGGTCATGCGGCGGGTTTTCCTGTGGGCGTCGCGGCAGCCGCGCCTGTACCTGTGGGCCCGCCGCCACGGCCGGCGCCTGGGGGCGTTCCGCTTTGTGGCCGGAGAGACGCTCGATGAGTGCGTGCGGGTGCTGCACCGGCTGACCGCCGACGGCTTCCGGACCAACACCACCCTGCTGGGCGAGGGCGTGCGGGATGCGGAGACGGCCATGGGCGTGGTGACGGCGTACCTGCAGATCCTGGACCGGCTGGCCGCCGAGGGGCTGCCCACCAACATCGCCCTGAAGCTGACCCACCTGGGGCTGGACCTGGGCGAGGACGTGGCCTACCGCAACCTGCGGCGGATCGTGGCCCGGGCGGCGGAACGGCGTACCTTCGTGCGGATCGACATGGAGGAGTCCCATCGCGTGGACGCGACGCTGCGCATCTACCGGCGGCTGCGGGAGGACGGGTATGACAACGTGGGAGCCGTGGTGCAGGCTTACCTCTACCGGAGCGAGCGGGATCTGGAGTCGCTGCTTCCCCTGCGTCCGAACCTGCGGCTGGTCAAGGGGGCGTACCTGGAGCCGCCCGAGGTGGCCTATCCCCGCAAGGCCGACGTGGACCGGGCCTACGTGCGGCTGATGGAGCGGATGCTGGCCGACGGCGGCTATACGGCGGTGGCCACCCACGACGAGCGCATCATCGCCCGCGCCATCGCATTCGCCCAGACCCGTCGCATCCCGCCGGACCGGTTTGAGTTCCAGATGCTCTACGGAGTGCGCCCCAGGCTGCAGGCCGACCTGGTGCGGCGGGGCTACCGGGTCCTGGTGGCCACCCCGTTCGGGACCGAGTGGTTTCCCTACTTCATGCGGCGGCTGGCCGAACGGCCGGCCAACGTGGGGTTCGTCCTGCGGTCCCTGCTGCGGCGGTAA
- a CDS encoding carbohydrate kinase, producing the protein MTAIGEILVDFTPIVEEGRTVGFRMHPGGSPFNVAVALARLGVPVEFAGKVSTDFFGRFLMDVLTREGVGTRFLRRSDAPTTLAFVALEGGEPSFAFYGAGAADTLLSADELPEDIVTSPVLHCGSISLLRGVTADTIVTLVARMRRTSFLSCDPNIRPSLVADPDEFRRTLRELFASSDVVKMSAADASWIFPDRPLPGVASEVLGLGAAMAVITRGSRGASAWTAATSAEVGTPQVPVVDTVGAGDAFTAGLLYALDELGATSRPALEGLTAASLHRVLRIASAAAALTCTRAGADPPRRRELLDFLEAR; encoded by the coding sequence GTGACCGCCATCGGAGAGATCCTGGTCGACTTCACCCCCATCGTCGAGGAGGGGCGCACCGTGGGATTCCGCATGCACCCTGGGGGGTCCCCATTCAACGTGGCGGTGGCCCTGGCGCGCCTGGGAGTGCCGGTGGAGTTCGCGGGCAAGGTCTCCACCGACTTTTTCGGCCGGTTCTTGATGGACGTTCTGACCCGAGAGGGTGTGGGGACCCGTTTCCTCCGCCGGTCGGACGCTCCCACCACCCTGGCGTTCGTGGCCCTGGAAGGCGGCGAGCCGTCGTTTGCCTTCTACGGCGCCGGAGCGGCCGATACGCTCCTGTCCGCGGATGAACTTCCCGAGGACATCGTGACAAGCCCGGTCCTCCACTGTGGATCCATCAGCCTGCTCCGCGGGGTGACGGCGGATACCATCGTCACGCTTGTGGCCCGGATGCGGCGCACGTCCTTCCTGTCGTGCGATCCCAATATCCGTCCATCCCTGGTCGCCGACCCGGACGAATTCCGCCGCACGCTGCGAGAACTGTTTGCCTCCTCTGATGTGGTCAAGATGAGCGCCGCCGATGCGTCCTGGATCTTTCCCGACCGTCCGCTGCCCGGGGTGGCCAGCGAGGTACTGGGGCTGGGAGCCGCCATGGCGGTGATCACCCGCGGATCCCGCGGGGCCTCCGCGTGGACGGCGGCCACTTCGGCGGAGGTCGGCACCCCTCAGGTACCAGTGGTTGACACCGTCGGGGCCGGGGACGCGTTCACCGCAGGCTTGCTGTACGCTCTTGACGAGCTGGGGGCAACTTCCCGGCCGGCGCTGGAGGGCCTGACGGCCGCGTCGCTGCACCGAGTCCTGCGGATCGCCAGCGCCGCGGCGGCTCTGACCTGCACCCGCGCCGGCGCCGACCCGCCGCGGCGTCGGGAACTCCTCGACTTCCTCGAGGCACGGTAA